A portion of the Gossypium arboreum isolate Shixiya-1 chromosome 8, ASM2569848v2, whole genome shotgun sequence genome contains these proteins:
- the LOC108468508 gene encoding gibberellin 2-beta-dioxygenase 8-like, translating into MNNESYPPLFNQQSHQTQIIDIDEPIQDLEDLDLIPIIDLQCLSLDKLEEACKDWGLFRLVNHGIPSKLMTQIQDQAKNLFSLSFEHKQAILSSPLSYFWGTTAQTISGAALRSPKTISWVKVINFPLVRLSESRFEDPLLDSFRSLMDEYGRHQARLARTIYESMVKNLGLDSRLSKSYLSESTGFIRVHRYPRIPKGNQAWGVGVHTDSTVLSILNQDQLGGLEVFKENKWILVKPIADSLIVNLRDMIQAISNDLYTSAKHRVKVKKQEDRITINYFVFPQFDCTIQSPKYKPFTDKSFQAQAQKEIETLGFRVALDNFKLNA; encoded by the exons ATGAACAATGAATCATATCCTCCACTGTTTAACCAACAAAGCCACCAAACCCAAATCATAGACATTGATGAACCCATCCAAGATCTTGAAGATTTAGATCTTATCCCTATCATAGACCTTCAATGTCTTAGTTTGGACAAGCTTGAGGAAGCTTGTAAAGATTGGGGTTTATTTCGATTGGTCAACCATGGGATCCCTTCGAAGTTAATGACCCAAATCCAGGACCAAGCTAAGAACCTTTTCTCCCTTTCGTTTGAgcataaacaagccattttaagCAGCCCTTTGTCTTATTTTTGGGGTACCACAGCTCAAACCATATCTGGGGCGGCCCTTCGAAGTCCGAAGACTATTAGTTGGGTCAAAGTCATTAATTTTCCTCTAGTTAGGCTCTCGGAATCCAGGTTCGAAGATCCATTACTTGACTCTTTCAG GAGTTTAATGGATGAATATGGAAGGCACCAAGCTAGGCTTGCTAGAACTATATACGAATCCATGGTGAAAAATCTTGGTCTTGATTCGAGACTATCGAAATCTTATTTGTCGGAATCGACTGGATTTATACGTGTTCATCGGTATCCACGGATCCCTAAAGGTAACCAAGCATGGGGAGTCGGAGTTCATACAGATAGCACAGTTCTTTCGATATTGAACCAAGACCAACTCGGAGGACTAGAAGTTTTCAAAGAAAACAAATGGATCCTTGTTAAACCCATAGCCGATTCCCTCATCGTCAACCTTAGAGATATGATACAGG CCATAAGCAACGATTTATACACAAGTGCGAAGCATAGAGTAAAGGTAAAGAAACAAGAGGACCGAATCACAATAAATTATTTTGTGTTTCCACAATTTGATTGTACCATTCAAAGTCCAAAGTACAAGCCTTTTACTGACAAATCTTTTCAAGCACAAGCTCAAAAGGAAATAGAGACCTTGGGATTTAGGGTTGCCCTTGATAATTTCAAGCTAAATGcttag
- the LOC108468078 gene encoding uncharacterized protein LOC108468078 encodes MVVKVAANLHLQLSEPNLTQSSAVIPSPSFLKRCRTDAVLVSKTVNRSTLFGSRSAIINRSKSSEIFKPKHKASSPIACIHYLSDDEFSKRINDSALRFHVHDGDETDGYERSDDEEDSSDNKLQWGESACCSMKKAFSSTVFIIRELHSYTLQMRESLLCEDLHGIFIRVQNEIHASFLWLFQQVFSHTPTLMIYVMILLANFSVHSMGNNAALAAETAVNPMMGSYSYVSSSEVRGKEQTKYDSLQLQNGKTGRGRGGGGKARPVACGGDKWFDETEWEPSEEELSHQNSIVDGTYCRTELVYKKGLSQEPNNPLLLANYAQFLYLVVHDYDRAEELFKKAIQMEPVDAEAHNKYAIFLWKAKKDLWAAEENFLEAIEVDPNNSYYPASYANFLWSTGGEDTCFPLGSSDGIA; translated from the exons ATGGTAGTAAAAGTAGCAGCAAATTTGCATTTACAGTTATCAGAGCCAAACCTTACCCAATCGTCGGCGGTAATCCCTTCACCTTCATTTCTAAAACGGTGCCGTACCGACGCCGTCCTTGTTTCAAAGACCGTTAATCGGTCTACTCTTTTCGGTTCACGTTCCGCCATTATCAACCGGTCTAAATCCTCTGAGATTTTCAAACCGAAACATAAAGCTTCTTCACCAATTGCTTGTATACACTACTTATCAGACGATGAATTTTCAAAGAGAATTAACGATTCAGCCCTCAGATTCCACGTACACGACGGCGATGAAACCGACGGCTATGAAAGATCCGACGACGAAGAAGATAGCTCCGATAATAAATTACAGTGGGGGGAATCGGCTTGTTGTTCAATGAAAAAGGCGTTTTCATCGACGGTATTTATAATCCGTGAACTCCATAGTTACACTTTACAAATGCGTGAATCATTGTTATGCGAAGATTTACATGGAATTTTCATTAGAGTTCAAAACGAGATCCATGCTTCGTTCCTCTGGTTGTTTCAACAAGTGTTTTCTCATACACCCACTTTAATGATTTACGTGATGATATTGTTAGCGAATTTCTCTGTTCATTCTATGGGAAACAACGCAGCTTTGGCGGCTGAAACGGCGGTGAATCCGATGATGGGGTCTTATTCTTATGTTTCTTCCAGTGAAGTTCGAGGCAAGGAGCAAACAAAGTATGATTCTTTGCAGCTACAGAATGGGAAAACTGGTCGTGGTAGAGGCGGTGGGGGAAAAGCGAGACCGGTTGCTTGTGGTGGTGATAAATGGTTTGATGAAACAGAGTGGGAACCGAGTGAAGAAGAGTTGAGTCATCAGAACTCGATCGTTGATGGAACGTATTGTAGGACAGAGCTTGTTTACAAAAAGGGATTATCACAAGAACCTAATAATCCTCTCCTTCTTGCTAATTATGCTCAGTTTCTCTACCTTGTTGTTCATGATTATGACAG AGCAGAAGAGTTGTTCAAGAAAGCAATACAAATGGAACCGGTAGACGCTGAAGCACACAATAAATATGCGATTTTTTTATGGAAAGCGAAGAAGGATTTGTGGGCAGCGGAGGAAAATTTCTTGGAAGCCATTGAAGTTGATCCTAATAACTCATATTATCCGGCGAGCTATGCTAATTTTCTATGGAGTACCGGTGGGGAAGATACTTGTTTCCCTCTTGGTTCATCGGATGGTATTGCTTAA
- the LOC108470286 gene encoding 50S ribosomal protein L4, chloroplastic, translating to MATSATTLTSLSFFSSSLFLSSPSSKLSTSLSFSFKPSSNPSLSISSQLSNLPILSFTGEKIGETYLDLKSAPPETARAVVHRAIITDLQNKRRGTASTLTRGEVRGGGKKPYPQKKTGRARRGSARTPLRPGGGVIFGPKPRDWSVKINKKEKRLAISTALSSAAENTIVVEDFGDKFEKPKTKEFIEALKRWGLDPKQKSMFLMMEVPETVNKSSRNIGTLRMLTPRTLNLFDILNCDNLVLTPDIVDYLNGRYGEDYEGDTEDDNEEYEEVDEQSGEDENVDAAQ from the exons CTTCTCCTTCCTCTAAACTCTCAACTTCCCTTTCCTTCTCTTTCAAACCTTCTTCAAACCCGTCTCTTTCCATTTCTTCCCAACTTTCCAATCTCCCCATTTTGTCCTTCACCGGCGAAAAAATCGGCGAAACTTATCTCGACCTCAAATCAGCCCCTCCCGAAACCGCTAGAGCCGTCGTTCACCGAGCAATCATCACTGACTTACAAAACAAGCGTCGTGGCACAGCTTCTACACTCACTCGTGGTGAAGTTCGTGGTGGAGGGAAAAAGCCTTACCCTCAAAAGAAAACCGGGCGTGCTCGCCGTGGGTCTGCGCGCACCCCGCTCCGTCCGGGTGGTGGTGTTATCTTCGGACCCAAACCCAGAGACTGGTCCGTTAAGATCAATAAAAAAGAGAAAAGGTTGGCGATTTCGACGGCGTTATCCAGTGCGGCTGAGAACACGATAGTTGTTGAAGATTTTGGGGATAAATTTGAGAAACCGAAGACTAAAGAGTTTATTGAGGCTTTGAAGAGATGGGGATTAGACCCAAAGCAGAAATCTATGTTTTTGATGATGGAAGTGCCGGAAACTGTGAATAAATCGAGTCGGAATATTGGGACTTTGAGGATGTTAACGCCGAGGACCCTTAATTTGTTTGATATTTTGAATTGTGATAATTTGGTGTTGACTCCGGATATTGTGGATTATCTTAATGGAAGATATGGTGAAGATTATGAAGGTGATACTGAGGATGATAATGAAGAATATGAAGAAGTAGACGAACAAAGCGGTGAAG ATGAGAATGTTGATGCAGCTCAATGA
- the LOC108468193 gene encoding vacuolar cation/proton exchanger 3-like — protein sequence MEFSEGSNKSLMDKETCCNNNNGVTIRTAQNMSSSFMRKKSDPILVSTIRFRILRELLANLQEVILGTKLAVLFPAIPLAIVADFYKFGRPWIFALSLLGLTPLAERVSFLTEQIAYFTGPTVGGLLNATCGNATELIIALFALYRNKIHVLKYSLMGSILSNLLLVLGTSLLCGGLANLKREQRYDRKQADVNSGLLLLGLLCHMLPLMFKYAVKPETGVSIAEYTLELSRASSVVMLVAYIGYIVFQLKTHRQIFESQEEVEDEDEEKAVIGFWSGFSWLVGMTLIIALLSEYVVGTIEAASETWGISISFISIILIPIVGNAAEHAGAIIFAFKNKLDISLGVALGSATQISMFAVPLCVVVGWIMRIKMDLDFNLLETGCLALTILVVAFTLQDGTSHYMKGVVLCLCYAAISACFLFIKFQHRWIKLMSNRDSTHRCQPSRAPPFTPEIPQG from the exons ATGGAGTTCTCTGAAGGGTCCAACAAAAGTTTGATGGACAAAGAAACATGTTGTAATAATAACAATGGTGTTACAATTAGGACAGCACAAAACATGTCGAGTTCGTTTATGCGTAAGAAATCGGACCCGATACTGGTGTCAACGATCCGATTTCGGATTCTTAGGGAGTTGTTAGCAAATTTGCAAGAAGTGATTTTAGGTACTAAGCTTGCTGTTCTTTTTCCTGCAATCCCTTTAGCCATTGTTGCTGATTTCTATAAGTTTGGAAGA CCATGGATATTTGCTCTAAGTTTGCTTGGACTTACACCACTTGCTGAGCGTGTTAGCTTCCTAACTGA GCAAATTGCGTACTTTACAGGTCCAAcag TTGGAGGACTCCTAAATGCAACATGTGGAAATGCAACCGAGCTTATAATAGCATTATTTGCACTTTACAGAAACAAAATACATGTTCTCAAGTACTCTCTAATGGGTTCCATTCTCTCAAATCTCCTCCTTGTTCTTGGCACTTCTCTCCTTTGTGGAGGCCTAGCCAACCTCAAAAGAGAGCAAAGATATGATAGG AAGCAAGCTGATGTGAACTCTGGGCTGTTGTTGTTGGGATTGCTTTGCCATATGTTGCCATTGATGTTTAAATATGCAGTAAAACCTGAAACTGGGGTTTCCATTGCTGAATATACATTGGAGCTGTCAAGAGCAAGCAGTGTGGTGATGCTTGTTGCTTATATTGGATATATTGTCTTCCAGCTTAAGACTCACAGGCAGATTTTTGAATCTCAAGAG GAAGttgaagatgaagatgaagaaaagGCAGTGATAGGGTTTTGGAGTGGATTTAGCTGGTTGGTTGGTATGACACTCATCATTGCTTTGCTATCTGAGTATGTGGTGGGCACAATTGAG GCTGCATCAGAAACATGGGGCATTTCCATTAGCTTCATCAGCATAATTTTGATACCCATTGTTGGGAATGCAGCTGAACATGCTGGAGCTATCATTTTCGCCTTTAAAAACAAACTG GACATATCTTTGGGTGTTGCTTTGGGTTCTGCAACTCAAATCTCCATGTTTGCT gTTCCATTATGTGTTGTGGTTGGGTGGATTATGAGAATCAAAATGGACCTTGATTTCAATCTTCTCGAAACCGGTTGTCTTGCTTTAACAATACTTGTTGTTGCATTTACGCTACAG GATGGAACTTCACATTACATGAAAGGAGTGGTACTTTGCCTTTGTTATGCGGCCATTTCTGCATGTTTTTTGTTCATAAAATTCCAGCACCGTTGG ATCAAACTAATGTCAAATCGGGACTCAACCCATCGTTGTCAGCCTAGCCGGGCGCCGCCTTTTACGCCGGAAATACCCCAAGGATGA
- the LOC108467766 gene encoding zinc finger CCCH domain-containing protein 66-like: protein MCSVAMGKSTQTGGAKQKFSDLLELSASNDLISFRIAIEEEGHDIDEPSLWYGRRIGTKKMGFEERTPLLIASIFGCKDVVNYIIKSGQVDVNRACGSDGARALHCAAAGGSSGSPEIVKILLNACADINSVDANGNRPGDLIAPASCNSDCSSRKKLLEALLKSNVDGREGFPFRVGNEMDVSEVQVDSIHRVWKDGNEKKEYPYDLTLPDIKNGMYGTDEFRMYTFKIQPCSRAYSHDWTECPFVHPGENARRRDPRKYVYSCVPCPEYRKGSCKQGDNCEYAHGIFESWLHPAQYRTRLCKDETNCNRRVCFFAHKPEELRPLYASTGSALPSPRSYSGSGLEFGSMSPLAPASPSVIKPSTSTPPLTPTGTSSIGGSMWPNQSSIVPPTLQLPFSRLKAARTARGKDLNMDKLSLETHRRFQQQQQQLEQSPTSWNNPLSGELNRFGGVKSTSLDDIFGSLDSTKPQLQGLSLEAASPQLQSPTAVPKWQNLNQQLRASYPTNLASSPIMMSPTFGVETSGPTAASSLSSKRSPSVIERPAGNRNSGFSTPASPVGAMPPNLSDWGSVDGKLDWGIQGEELKKLRKSASLVFLNNGSNLPNTARSLPSTSEEPEASRVQPHMNGSTHSAGQVRPEDQKQQKCHNTGNSDMLSAWMEQLYKDQDQILN from the coding sequence ATGTGCAGTGTTGCAATGGGGAAATCAACTCAAACCGGTGGGGCCAAACAAAAGTTTTCCGATTTGCTGGAGTTATCGGCATCGAACGATTTGATCAGTTTTAGGATTGCTATCGAGGAAGAGGGTCATGACATTGATGAGCCAAGCTTGTGGTATGGAAGAAGGATAGGTACGAAGAAGATGGGATTCGAGGAACGAACGCCTCTTCTGATTGCTTCGATTTTCGGCTGCAAGGATGTGGTGAATTATATCATCAAAAGCGGCCAAGTCGATGTCAATAGGGCTTGTGGTTCCGATGGAGCCAGGGCTCTCCATTGTGCTGCTGCCGGTGGTTCCTCTGGTTCACCTGAAATTGTCAAAATCCTGCTCAATGCTTGTGCTGATATTAATTCCGTTGATGCTAACGGAAACCGGCCTGGTGATTTGATTGCTCCGGCTAGTTGCAACTCAGATTGCAGCTCAAGGAAGAAGTTGTTGGAGGCTTTGTTGAAAAGTAATGTCGATGGAAGAGAGGGTTTCCCTTTCCGAGTAGGAAACGAGATGGATGTGTCGGAGGTGCAAGTAGATTCGATCCACCGAGTTTGGAAAGATGGAAATGAGAAGAAAGAGTATCCCTATGATCTCACTCTTCCTGACATTAAGAACGGGATGTACGGGACAGATGAGTTTAGGATGTACACTTTCAAGATCCAACCTTGCTCGAGGGCTTATTCTCATGATTGGACCGAGTGCCCTTTCGTTCATCCTGGGGAAAATGCAAGGAGGCGCGATCCTAGGAAATATGTTTATAGTTGCGTCCCTTGCCCTGAATACCGTAAGGGATCTTGCAAGCAAGGTGATAACTGTGAGTATGCACATGGTATTTTCGAGTCTTGGCTTCACCCTGCCCAATATCGAACTCGTCTATGCAAAGACGAGACTAACTGCAACAGGAGGGTTTGTTTCTTTGCACACAAGCCGGAAGAACTTCGTCCTTTGTATGCTTCAACAGGTTCAGCATTGCCTTCACCTAGATCATACTCAGGTTCCGGGCTCGAATTTGGTTCAATGAGCCCACTTGCTCCAGCTTCTCCATCTGTTATAAAACCTTCAACATCAACACCACCCTTGACTCCTACCGGGACTAGTTCTATAGGTGGATCGATGTGGCCGAACCAGTCTAGCATCGTACCTCCTACGTTGCAGCTTCCTTTCAGTAGGTTGAAAGCTGCACGTACTGCTCGGGGTAAGGATTTAAACATGGATAAACTCAGTTTGGAAACTCACCGTCGCTTTCAGCAACAACAGCAACAGTTGGAACAATCCCCGACCAGTTGGAACAATCCCTTATCCGGGGAATTAAACAGGTTTGGAGGGGTGAAGTCGACTAGCCTTGACGATATTTTTGGATCTCTAGATAGTACTAAGCCCCAGTTACAAGGACTTTCGCTCGAGGCTGCTTCACCTCAGCTACAGTCACCAACGGCAGTTCCAAAGTGGCAGAATCTTAACCAGCAGCTCCGTGCTAGCTACCCAACGAACCTAGCATCCTCTCCCATAATGATGTCTCCAACCTTCGGGGTTGAAACATCCGGGCCAACTGCAGCATCAAGTTTAAGTTCAAAACGGAGCCCAAGCGTCATCGAGCGTCCTGCTGGAAATCGTAATTCAGGGTTTTCTACGCCAGCATCACCAGTTGGTGCAATGCCTCCCAACCTTTCGGATTGGGGTTCCGTCGATGGCAAACTAGACTGGGGTATACAAGGAGAAGAGCTAAAGAAACTAAGAAAATCTGCATCTCTTGTGTTCCTAAACAACGGCAGCAATTTGCCGAATACAGCACGCTCACTGCCATCAACCAGCGAAGAACCAGAAGCGTCTCGGGTCCAGCCTCACATGAACGGCAGCACCCATTCCGCCGGTCAGGTTAGACCTGAGGACCAGAAGCAGCAGAAATGTCATAACACTGGGAATTCGGATATGCTCAGTGCCTGGATGGAACAATTGTACAAGGACCAGGACCAAATATTGAACTAA
- the LOC108469257 gene encoding putative serine/threonine-protein kinase-like protein CCR3 produces MTFFFTISLLILTAATIHVVAAIGSASTVAVVYGTGTICGIIANEPTQRVECYQNGLKLDISVSPNVSFESISGGKTFFCGLRSGGFSLHCWDTRALFNPKRIYLNYNVSLTDLAVGVDHVCAREVSSGIARCWRGNRGSPFSSPGDGLKFSKITSGNGFSCGILMNSSKVVCWGYNEISVEIQTQFGNLSMSNLVAGDSHVCGLTKTGFLVCKGTGQLDVPTSSAFEFSGLTSGRGFGCGIQRRNGLVQCWGSGENNRVKDVSFETIVAGLDFICGLTTRNLTIICWGNAFTSDVPVPMVIPGPCVKSSCNCGTYLNSETLCYGSGNICKPCQTELPIPVPLTPVPSRGSEPSKGINKLSMAFLIVGSIGAFVGICSVLYCLWQWKCGFWLCRINSSVQPTVANDAIAPPHLRSFSLRHNSSRRLSRQRSGSSSSKQAEKTQSFSFSELADASNNFSIENRIGSGSFGVVYRGKLRDGREVAIKRGENDSLEKKAKKFQEKETAFESELALLSRLHHKHLVGLIGFCQENDERLLVYEYMTNGSLHDHLHNTNNIEKGSSELNSWKMRITIGLDAARGIHYLHNYAVPPIIHRDIKSSNILLDANWTARVSDFGLSLMGPESDQQFMSTTAVGTVGYIDPEYYVLNVLTPKSDVYGLGVVLLELLTGRKAVFRNREDRTGPMGVVEYAGPRISTGDLRSVLDTRVGVPEIHEVEAVELMAYTALNCVNLEGKERPNMTDIVANLEKALTLCENSHGSLSSTTISLPSD; encoded by the coding sequence ATGACCTTCTTTTTCACTATTTCCCTCTTGATCCTCACCGCCGCTACCATCCATGTTGTCGCCGCCATCGGCTCAGCCTCCACGGTTGCGGTCGTGTACGGCACAGGCACCATATGTGGTATCATAGCTAACGAGCCAACCCAACGAGTCGAATGTTACCAAAACGGACTCAAACTCGACATTTCGGTATCACCCAACGTATCATTCGAATCAATCTCCGGTGGCAAAACCTTCTTTTGTGGGCTTAGATCAGGTGGATTCAGTCTCCATTGTTGGGACACTCGAGCTTTGTTCAACCCAAAGCGTATATATTTAAACTATAATGTCTCGTTGACCGACTTAGCCGTCGGTGTTGACCATGTTTGTGCTAGAGAGGTAAGTTCCGGCATAGCTAGGTGCTGGCGAGGGAACCGTGGTTCACCATTTTCATCACCTGGTGATGGTTTAAAGTTCAGTAAGATCACATCAGGGAATGGTTTTAGCTGTGGGATTTTGATGAACAGTAGTAAAGTTGTTTGTTGGGGTTATAATGAAATTAGTGTTGAAATCCAAACTCAGTTTGGTAACTTGTCTATGTCGAATTTAGTTGCAGGAGATTCCCATGTTTGTGGATTGACCAAGACAGGATTCCTTGTCTGTAAAGGAACCGGCCAACTCGATGTTCCAACCAGTTCGGCTTTTGAATTCTCCGGTTTAACATCAGGACGGGGTTTCGGTTGCGGTATCCAACGAAGAAACGGTTTGGTTCAATGTTGGGGAAGCGGTGAAAATAATAGAGTTAAGGATGTTTCATTTGAAACCATCGTTGCTGGTTTGGATTTCATTTGTGGGTTAACAACAAGGAATTTGACAATTATTTGCTGGGGAAATGCCTTTACAAGTGATGTTCCTGTTCCAATGGTGATTCCAGGTCCATGTGTTAAAAGTTCATGTAATTGTGGTACTTATTTGAATTCTGAGACACTGTGTTATGGTTCAGGCAACATTTGCAAACCGTGTCAAACCGAGCTTCCGATCCCGGTCCCGTTAACGCCGGTACCATCACGAGGATCTGAGCCGTCAAAAGGGATTAACAAGCTTTCAATGGCGTTTTTGATTGTGGGATCAATTGGTGCTTTTGTAGGGATTTGCAGTGTTCTTTACTGTTTATGGCAATGGAAATGTGGGTTTTGGCTTTGCAGGATAAATAGTTCCGTGCAACCCACGGTAGCTAATGATGCTATTGCTCCACCACATTTAAGATCATTTTCGCTTCGACACAATAGTTCGAGGAGACTCAGCCGGCAACGAAGTGGGTCGTCGTCATCGAAACAAGCGGAGAAAACCCAAAGCTTTTCGTTCTCGGAGCTCGCCGATGCTTCCAACAACTTCTCGATCGAAAACCGTATCGGTTCCGGGAGTTTCGGAGTTGTTTATAGAGGCAAACTTCGAGACGGTCGCGAAGTCGCTATTAAAAGAGGCGAAAACGACTCATTAGAGAAAAAAGCGAAGAAATTCCAAGAGAAGGAAACCGCGTTTGAATCGGAATTAGCTTTGTTATCTAGGTTGCACCATAAACATTTAGTGGGATTAATCGGATTCTGCCAAGAAAACGACGAGAGGCTTCTGGTTTACGAGTACATGACTAATGGTTCACTCCACGATCATCTCCATAACACGAACAACATCGAAAAAGGAAGCAGCGAACTAAACTCTTGGAAAATGAGAATCACAATTGGGTTAGACGCCGCAAGAGGGATTCATTACCTTCATAACTATGCAGTACCACCTATAATTCATAGGGACATAAAGTCCTCCAACATACTATTAGATGCAAATTGGACCGCTCGAGTTTCGGATTTCGGATTATCGTTGATGGGACCGGAATCCGATCAACAATTCATGTCCACCACCGCAGTCGGTACAGTTGGGTACATAGATCCCGAATATTACGTCCTAAATGTATTAACACCAAAGAGCGATGTTTACGGCTTAGGTGTGGTATTGTTAGAGCTTTTAACAGGAAGAAAAGCCGTTTTTCGAAACAGAGAAGACAGAACTGGACCGATGGGGGTAGTCGAATACGCCGGCCCAAGGATATCAACCGGGGATCTCCGGTCAGTGCTCGATACAAGAGTCGGGGTGCCAGAGATTCACGAGGTCGAGGCAGTGGAATTAATGGCTTATACAGCTCTGAATTGTGTGAATTTGGAAGGAAAAGAAAGGCCCAATATGACAGACATTGTTGCCAATCTAGAGAAGGCTTTAACACTTTGTGAGAATAGTCATGGTAGCCTTTCATCTACTACAATTTCACTTCCTTCagattga